The sequence TCGAAGGATGCGCCGCGGGGATGTGCCGATGGCATGGTCGATGCCTTGCTCCCCTACGCGGAGAAGCAATGGGCCGAACCGATGGCGCTGCTCGCCTTCGCCTACGACAGCGGACTGGGCGTCAAGCGCGATGCCGCCGCTGCGGACGCATTGCTCGAAGCCGCGGACGCGCGCTGGGCGCACCACGGCGCGACGCTCGAGTTCGTGGATCTCTGGCTCTCCAAGGACAAGGCTTCGACGCTTCCGCGCGAACTTCGCCAGCGCATCGATCGTGCCCTTGCCGACGGCAACGAGAACGCGCGGATGATGGTGATGTACGACGAATTCATGCACCGCCAGCGCGACCTGATGAAGCCCTTGCCGGCGGACGATGTCGCCTTCCTCTCGAGCCCGCAGCAGAACGGCGAGGGGCAGGGCTTCAAGATGCTGGAAGCCTTTGCGAACGTGCGGGGCGACAAGGCCGATGCGCTGCGCTGGCAGAAGCGCGCGGCGGACGCGGGCTCGCCCGATGCGCAGGCGACATTGGGCTTCGCCATGCTCTACGGCCGCGATGGCGTTGCCAAGGACAAGCCGGGCGGTGAGCAGATGCTCGAACAGGCGGCCATTGGTGGCAACACCGAGGCGGCCCAGCACCTGGCCGACGAGGCCATCGGTCGACGCGAGTACGCGCTCGCGGAAAAATTCATCGCAGCGCCGGCGTCCTTCGGCGACCGCAGTGCGGTGATGACGCTTGCCTCGTTGTACGAATACGCGCGCCCCGGCGTCAGTGAAGGGCCCGAGGCAGCGATCCGCATCTATCAATCCCTGGCCGACACCGGGGACGCCTACGGCCGCCGGCGCCTCGCCGACATGGCGTTCGCGGGCCGCGGCATGCCGAAGGACAGCGAAAAGGCAAGGAAGTGGCTGCTCCAGGATGCGGAAACCGGCGACGCCTGGTCCGAAGCACGCCTGTCGCGCGCCTACCTGGGCGGGGAATTCGGTGCCGTCGACGAGCGTGAAGGCATGCGCTGGGGCGAACGCTCAGTGGAGCACGATGTCACCGTCGGCGCGTCCACTTATGGCCACTGGCTGTACTACACGAAGGCGACGCCCGATGCGCGCGGCAAGGCGATCGGCATGTGGCGCAAGGCCGTGGCGCACCGCGACGCGGATGCCGCGAACAACCTTGCCTGGGTGCGTTGCACGTCGAGGTTCGACGACGAGCGTGATCCGAAGGAAGGTTTGAAGGCGCTCGCCGTGATGGGGACCAACACCGATGATCTCGATCCCGCGGAGATCGACACGGCGGCCGCCTGCCAGGCGGCGAACGGACAATTCGACCAGGCAAAGAAGTTGCAGGCGGTGGCGATGCAATCGCTTGCGCGCAACATCTCGCGCAAGGATCCGCCCGGCGTCGTCGCGGAGGATGACGACTACAAGGACTACGGCAGCCGACTGGCCTTGTATTCGAGCGGCAAGGCTTATCGCGAGCCGGAGACGAAGCGCGATTGATCGTCCGGGTGGCGCGCGAAGCCCAGGCGCGCCAGGACCCGTTCGGATGCGTGGTTCCCGGGGTCGACGTCTGCTTCGAACCGGGTCACGCCCAACACGCGCGTCGCCCACGCCATCGCCTGCGCCGCCGCCTCCGTCGCGAAACCCTGCCCGCGCTGCGCCGGATGCAGCGCATATCCGATCTCCGCGCACCGACCGCGCAGGTCGATGTGGTGCAAGGTGCAGGTCCCGATCGCATCGTCGTTGCGACGCGTCGTGACGATCCAGTCGATCCGGTCGCCTTGCGCGAGGAATTCGACGCACTCGGCGAGATAGCCCGCGGGATCGGCGACCACGCCTTCCAGCAACGCGGCATCGCCC comes from Lysobacter sp. KIS68-7 and encodes:
- a CDS encoding tetratricopeptide repeat protein, which codes for MRLTLLATATLMLGHVAHAATPAPDVATDPAGAWTAFLDTADFEKVYASFGVLDKIGYGGAGVDADACKANAAALRTAVDVVPVSIVLRRASMLCAEATHDDALAERETKALGALAKHALASAVESANAAPIRVVRQDDAYALLAAAGLEHRYEYYQDTTNRSFPLVVAAWDPERKLERHLRFDYLDTGARITREGEGHRFLLQRVALVRGMMEGNAQQPAVIDLQAKAEANDIADPARKIAKLRAGTAAGGIRSAQAWIAFCRSKDAPRGCADGMVDALLPYAEKQWAEPMALLAFAYDSGLGVKRDAAAADALLEAADARWAHHGATLEFVDLWLSKDKASTLPRELRQRIDRALADGNENARMMVMYDEFMHRQRDLMKPLPADDVAFLSSPQQNGEGQGFKMLEAFANVRGDKADALRWQKRAADAGSPDAQATLGFAMLYGRDGVAKDKPGGEQMLEQAAIGGNTEAAQHLADEAIGRREYALAEKFIAAPASFGDRSAVMTLASLYEYARPGVSEGPEAAIRIYQSLADTGDAYGRRRLADMAFAGRGMPKDSEKARKWLLQDAETGDAWSEARLSRAYLGGEFGAVDEREGMRWGERSVEHDVTVGASTYGHWLYYTKATPDARGKAIGMWRKAVAHRDADAANNLAWVRCTSRFDDERDPKEGLKALAVMGTNTDDLDPAEIDTAAACQAANGQFDQAKKLQAVAMQSLARNISRKDPPGVVAEDDDYKDYGSRLALYSSGKAYREPETKRD
- a CDS encoding GNAT family N-acetyltransferase, whose protein sequence is MPLHTYSMKALPGFPELTGRRTRLRAPREGDAALLEGVVADPAGYLAECVEFLAQGDRIDWIVTTRRNDDAIGTCTLHHIDLRGRCAEIGYALHPAQRGQGFATEAAAQAMAWATRVLGVTRFEADVDPGNHASERVLARLGFARHPDDQSRFVSGSR